One part of the Thiothrix nivea DSM 5205 genome encodes these proteins:
- a CDS encoding PIN domain-containing protein — MKDGKFFLDTNILLYTFDKTAPAKQSVAIHLVEEALLGKGCISFQVMQEFLNTALRKFEPPMTAEQAQHYQQTTLNWLCDYYPGEDFYRRGLGIKERWRFSWYDSLIITAALECGCHTLYSEDLQHQQKIETLTIINPFS, encoded by the coding sequence ATGAAAGACGGTAAGTTTTTCCTCGATACCAATATCCTGCTGTATACGTTTGACAAAACGGCTCCCGCCAAACAATCAGTTGCTATCCATCTGGTGGAGGAAGCTTTGCTGGGCAAAGGCTGCATCAGCTTTCAGGTCATGCAGGAGTTTCTGAACACGGCTTTGCGTAAATTCGAGCCACCCATGACAGCGGAACAGGCTCAGCATTACCAGCAAACCACTCTGAACTGGTTATGTGACTATTATCCTGGCGAGGATTTCTACCGACGCGGGCTGGGTATAAAAGAACGCTGGCGGTTCAGTTGGTATGATTCGCTGATCATCACCGCTGCGCTGGAGTGTGGGTGTCACACACTCTACAGTGAAGATTTACAGCACCAGCAGAAAATTGAGACGCTGACCATCATCAACCCGTTTTCATGA
- a CDS encoding sigma-54-dependent transcriptional regulator, translating into MNTTRPAVLLVDDEIRSVESMARILSDEFDVHMAYSAASALELLRHEPVQVILADQRMPEMTGVEFLTRVRRDYPDIVRMIISGYTDAEDIIQGVNAAGIYQYISKPWHPDNLLLTVRNAIRLHQLQRENELLSLELKASTHNLQEHTRHQRQRLQQTFRTDNIIRAPDSPLNRALELVEKVSPHDVSVLLTGESGTGKELFARALHYNSCRADKVFIIENCGALPDELLESELFGHKRGAFTGAIADHSGLFEQAHEGTIFLDEIGETSPAFQVKLLRVLQDGSFRPVGSSQRRHVNVRVIAATNRDLLAEVQAGRFREDLYYRLAGMTIELPPLRERRMDISPLANWLLQHHSQRMGKPVEGFGIDALQALQAYAWPGNVRELYNEVQRMLVMAQGKLLDAATLSPHVNNSAQAETFSANAAFMPPLNGLAGTLKDQVELLETHIIRAAINRHHGNKSRAADELGLSRVGLRNKLERYGIAEDD; encoded by the coding sequence ATGAATACCACCCGCCCCGCCGTGCTGCTGGTCGACGATGAAATCCGCTCCGTCGAAAGCATGGCGCGGATACTCAGCGACGAATTCGACGTACACATGGCCTACAGCGCCGCCTCCGCGCTGGAACTGCTGAGGCATGAGCCGGTGCAGGTAATCCTCGCCGACCAGCGTATGCCGGAAATGACCGGGGTGGAATTCCTCACCCGCGTGCGCCGCGATTACCCCGACATCGTGCGCATGATCATCTCCGGCTACACCGACGCGGAAGACATCATTCAGGGCGTCAACGCGGCGGGCATCTACCAGTACATCTCCAAGCCCTGGCACCCCGACAACCTGCTGCTCACCGTGCGCAACGCCATCCGCCTGCATCAGCTTCAGCGCGAAAATGAACTATTGTCGCTAGAACTCAAGGCCAGCACCCACAATTTGCAGGAACATACCCGCCACCAGCGCCAGCGCCTGCAACAAACCTTCCGCACTGACAACATCATCCGCGCCCCGGATAGCCCCTTGAACCGCGCGCTGGAACTGGTGGAAAAAGTTTCCCCACATGATGTATCGGTGCTACTGACCGGCGAATCCGGCACCGGCAAGGAGCTGTTCGCCCGCGCCCTGCACTACAACAGCTGCCGTGCCGACAAGGTGTTCATCATCGAAAACTGCGGTGCGCTGCCCGACGAATTGCTGGAAAGTGAACTGTTCGGCCACAAACGCGGTGCCTTTACCGGTGCGATTGCCGATCACAGCGGCCTGTTCGAGCAAGCCCACGAAGGCACGATTTTCCTCGATGAAATCGGCGAAACCAGCCCCGCGTTTCAGGTCAAGCTGCTGCGTGTGTTGCAGGACGGCAGTTTCCGCCCGGTCGGTAGCAGTCAGCGCCGCCACGTCAACGTGCGCGTGATCGCCGCCACCAACCGCGATTTGCTGGCAGAAGTGCAGGCAGGCCGTTTCCGCGAAGACCTTTACTACCGGCTGGCGGGCATGACCATCGAACTGCCGCCCTTGCGCGAACGCCGCATGGATATTTCCCCGCTGGCCAACTGGTTGCTGCAACACCACAGCCAGCGCATGGGCAAACCGGTGGAAGGCTTCGGCATCGACGCCTTGCAGGCATTACAGGCTTACGCCTGGCCCGGCAATGTGCGCGAACTCTACAACGAAGTGCAGCGGATGCTGGTGATGGCGCAAGGCAAGCTGCTGGATGCCGCTACTCTCAGTCCGCATGTCAACAACAGCGCGCAAGCGGAAACCTTCTCCGCCAACGCAGCCTTCATGCCGCCGCTCAACGGGCTGGCCGGAACCCTCAAGGATCAGGTCGAACTGCTGGAAACCCACATCATCCGCGCCGCCATCAACCGCCACCACGGCAACAAGAGCCGTGCAGCGGACGAACTGGGTTTGTCGCGGGTCGGTTTGCGGAATAAACTGGAGCGTTATGGGATCGCCGAAGACGACTGA
- a CDS encoding HNH endonuclease gives MMSVCVERKYFTKQLLLDAIDAVFRENRGYLISKTLIVDEPEDSLFIVLWEMYHNKNEMRLGVLVKGKLKLLDVGAKRYESLPILKMYENGKIVIQSLNNIDADQPYGLGRSFEEKIQIRPVRSGFFRKIVFDAYGGECALCVTRNPLVAAHIIPVKCGGNDTIRNGILLCKNHDHLFEYGHIMIEPDGRVISENSNIDSYSFVRLPDNPENHPKAENFRKKIKLIKGDLHSDVEFNEDGC, from the coding sequence ATGATGTCCGTCTGTGTTGAAAGAAAATATTTCACCAAACAATTGCTGCTTGATGCGATTGATGCCGTTTTTAGAGAAAATCGTGGATACTTAATAAGTAAAACCCTGATCGTTGATGAGCCTGAAGATTCCCTATTTATAGTTTTATGGGAAATGTATCATAATAAAAATGAAATGAGATTGGGCGTTCTAGTAAAGGGGAAGTTGAAGCTTCTAGATGTTGGAGCTAAACGCTATGAATCATTGCCCATATTGAAAATGTATGAGAATGGAAAAATAGTAATTCAATCATTGAACAATATTGATGCAGATCAGCCGTATGGGTTGGGGCGTTCCTTTGAGGAAAAAATTCAAATAAGACCTGTTAGAAGTGGATTTTTCAGAAAGATTGTTTTCGATGCATATGGTGGTGAATGTGCCCTTTGTGTAACTAGAAATCCTTTGGTCGCTGCTCATATTATCCCTGTGAAATGTGGAGGTAATGACACAATAAGAAATGGAATATTGTTGTGTAAGAATCATGATCATTTATTTGAATATGGTCATATCATGATAGAGCCTGATGGTCGTGTTATTTCAGAAAATAGTAATATTGATTCTTATTCATTTGTGAGGTTGCCGGATAATCCAGAAAATCACCCGAAGGCAGAAAACTTTAGGAAAAAGATTAAGTTAATAAAAGGCGATTTACATTCGGATGTGGAATTTAATGAGGATGGATGCTGA
- a CDS encoding NADH ubiquinone dehydrogenase, translating into MNVLWLQSGGCGGCTMSLLCAENPNVLDTLATAGIEFLWHPSLSEASGAEVITLLEQLATGEQVLDVLCVEGSILRGPNGTGAFHKLAGTDTAMLHWAQKLAVQAQYTLAIGTCAAFGGMTAAGNNPTDACGLQYDGHLSGGALGADYRSRAGLPVINVAGCPTHPGWITETLLLLAMQGIQPDELDNLARPRFYSDHLAHHGCSRNEYYEYKASAEKPSDLGCMMEHMGCLGTQAHADCNLRLWNGQGSCTRAGYACINCTAPEFEEPGHAFLHTPNIAGIPIGLPTDMPKAWFVALASLSKAATPKRVRENSQADHIVVQPGRKK; encoded by the coding sequence ATGAATGTCCTCTGGTTACAATCCGGTGGCTGCGGCGGTTGCACCATGTCGCTGCTGTGCGCCGAAAACCCCAACGTGCTGGATACTCTTGCCACCGCCGGTATTGAATTCCTCTGGCATCCGTCGCTAAGCGAAGCCAGCGGCGCGGAAGTCATTACCCTGCTGGAACAACTGGCAACAGGTGAACAGGTGCTGGATGTGCTGTGCGTAGAGGGATCAATTCTGCGTGGCCCCAACGGCACCGGTGCATTCCACAAGTTGGCCGGAACCGATACCGCCATGCTGCACTGGGCGCAAAAACTGGCGGTGCAGGCGCAATACACGTTGGCGATCGGTACGTGCGCAGCTTTCGGCGGTATGACCGCTGCCGGAAACAATCCGACCGACGCTTGCGGTCTGCAATACGATGGCCATCTGTCGGGCGGCGCTCTGGGAGCGGATTACCGCAGCCGCGCCGGATTGCCGGTGATCAATGTCGCCGGTTGCCCCACGCATCCCGGCTGGATCACGGAAACCCTGTTGCTGCTGGCCATGCAGGGCATTCAGCCGGACGAACTTGACAACCTCGCCCGCCCGCGTTTCTACAGCGACCATCTGGCACACCACGGCTGCTCGCGCAACGAGTATTACGAATACAAGGCCAGCGCCGAAAAGCCTTCCGACCTCGGCTGCATGATGGAACACATGGGCTGCCTCGGCACGCAGGCGCACGCGGATTGCAACCTGCGCTTGTGGAACGGGCAGGGTTCCTGCACCCGTGCCGGTTACGCCTGCATCAATTGCACCGCGCCGGAATTTGAAGAGCCGGGTCATGCGTTCCTGCATACGCCGAATATCGCAGGGATTCCGATCGGCCTGCCGACCGACATGCCGAAGGCGTGGTTTGTGGCGCTGGCCTCACTGTCGAAGGCGGCCACCCCGAAGCGGGTGCGCGAGAACTCACAGGCGGATCACATCGTAGTGCAGCCGGGGAGGAAGAAATGA
- the hypB gene encoding hydrogenase nickel incorporation protein HypB, with protein MCTVCGCGEGELRIEGIGGQVKPHAHSAVQGQHHHHHDHDHPHDHHHDHGHDHGHDHHHDAHTHDYGQDPARAHAPGLSQSRMVQIEQDILGKNNQYAARNRQHFAQHAILALNLVSSPGSGKTTLLTETLTRLQSKLPMAVVEGDQQTSNDADRIRATGVPALQINTGKGCHLDAHMVGHTLESLPLEDGGILFIENVGNLVCPAAFDLGEAHKVAILSVTEGEDKPIKYPDMFHAADLMILNKIDLLPYLKFDVAKCEEYARRVNPDIQILHVSATSGEGMEGWIAWLQQQRKGLVEQQMQALEAKMQALRHSLSA; from the coding sequence ATGTGTACGGTATGCGGCTGCGGCGAAGGTGAGCTGAGAATCGAAGGCATCGGCGGTCAGGTAAAACCCCATGCACATTCGGCTGTTCAGGGGCAACATCACCACCATCACGACCACGATCACCCGCACGATCATCATCATGACCACGGGCACGATCACGGGCATGACCATCACCACGACGCCCACACCCATGATTACGGCCAAGACCCCGCCCGCGCCCACGCGCCCGGCCTATCGCAATCGCGCATGGTGCAGATCGAGCAGGACATTCTCGGCAAGAACAATCAGTACGCCGCGCGCAATCGTCAGCATTTCGCGCAACACGCCATCCTCGCGCTCAACCTCGTTTCCAGCCCCGGTTCCGGCAAGACCACGCTGCTGACCGAAACCCTGACCCGTTTGCAGAGCAAGCTGCCAATGGCGGTGGTGGAAGGCGACCAGCAAACCAGCAACGATGCCGACCGTATCCGCGCAACCGGCGTGCCCGCGCTACAAATCAACACCGGCAAAGGCTGCCATTTGGATGCGCACATGGTCGGCCACACGCTCGAATCCCTGCCGCTGGAAGACGGTGGCATCCTGTTCATCGAAAACGTAGGCAATCTGGTGTGCCCGGCGGCCTTCGATCTGGGCGAAGCGCACAAGGTCGCGATCCTCTCCGTCACCGAGGGCGAAGACAAGCCGATCAAATACCCTGACATGTTCCACGCCGCCGACCTGATGATCCTCAACAAAATCGACCTGCTGCCCTATCTCAAATTCGACGTGGCCAAGTGTGAGGAATACGCCCGCCGGGTCAACCCGGACATTCAAATCCTGCACGTGTCCGCCACCAGCGGCGAAGGTATGGAGGGCTGGATAGCCTGGCTGCAACAGCAACGCAAGGGGCTGGTCGAACAACAAATGCAGGCACTGGAAGCCAAAATGCAAGCCCTGCGCCACTCGCTTTCCGCGTAG
- the hypA gene encoding hydrogenase maturation nickel metallochaperone HypA, producing the protein MHEMSLCEGVLQVLEDEAKRQQFHKVKTVWLEIGSMSGVEVEAMRFCFDVVIRHTLADGATLEIIEVPAEAWCLNCAQTVTVQQRYDACPNCGSYQLQVTRGEEMCIKELEVE; encoded by the coding sequence ATGCATGAAATGTCCCTGTGCGAAGGCGTGCTGCAAGTACTGGAAGACGAGGCCAAACGCCAGCAGTTCCACAAGGTCAAAACCGTCTGGCTGGAAATCGGCAGCATGTCCGGGGTTGAGGTGGAAGCCATGCGCTTCTGTTTTGATGTCGTCATTCGCCATACGCTGGCGGATGGCGCTACACTGGAAATTATCGAAGTCCCCGCCGAAGCGTGGTGCCTGAATTGCGCGCAAACCGTCACGGTGCAGCAGCGCTACGACGCCTGCCCCAACTGCGGCAGCTATCAGCTACAGGTCACGCGCGGGGAAGAAATGTGCATAAAAGAACTGGAGGTAGAGTGA
- a CDS encoding nickel-dependent hydrogenase large subunit has product MTRKLLGPFNRVEGDLEVQLDMDADRVREAWVRVPMYRGFEQIMQGKTPDDALVITPRICGICSISQSVAAAYALADMAGVTAPPNGQYCLNLLLACENLADHLTHFYLFFMPDFAREVYAGESWYAAAVDRFTAIKGTATRDVLPARAAFMHLMGTLGGHWPHTLNLQPGGVSKGVDSREKVRLLTIVQQFRRFLETTLFGDTLEAVAALDAIPALESWLENGNPVGSDFRHFLHIARALELEKLGRATDRFMSYGAYRQAGEQGSHLFAQGVWQPDTGSVQAIPFDQIHEDLHASWMSGGSEPLHPSQGVTLPDYNKPEAYSWNKAPRLAGQVVETGALARQMVNGHPLIRALVAQSGGNVQNRVIARLLELTLVILQMEQWIKAIQPGEPFYQPAKLPADASGAGLVEAARGSLGHWVTVRHKYIFNYQIVAPTSWNFSPRDCKGVPGALEQALVNAPIRPDESEPVSVQHVVRSFDPCMVCTAH; this is encoded by the coding sequence ATGACCCGCAAACTCCTCGGCCCTTTCAACCGCGTCGAAGGCGACCTCGAAGTCCAGCTCGACATGGACGCCGACCGGGTGCGCGAAGCCTGGGTGCGCGTGCCGATGTATCGCGGTTTCGAGCAGATCATGCAGGGCAAAACACCGGATGATGCGCTGGTCATCACCCCCCGCATCTGCGGCATCTGCTCCATCTCGCAGTCGGTCGCTGCCGCCTACGCGCTGGCGGACATGGCCGGAGTCACCGCCCCACCCAATGGCCAGTACTGCCTCAACCTGCTGCTGGCCTGTGAAAACCTCGCTGATCACCTGACACATTTCTACCTGTTTTTCATGCCGGATTTCGCCCGCGAAGTGTATGCCGGGGAAAGCTGGTACGCCGCTGCCGTCGACCGTTTCACCGCCATCAAGGGTACGGCGACACGGGATGTATTGCCCGCCCGCGCCGCCTTTATGCACCTGATGGGCACACTCGGCGGACACTGGCCGCATACCCTCAACCTGCAACCCGGCGGGGTGAGCAAGGGTGTCGACAGCCGTGAAAAAGTTCGCCTGCTGACGATCGTGCAGCAATTCCGCCGCTTTCTGGAAACCACGCTGTTCGGCGATACGTTGGAGGCTGTGGCCGCACTCGACGCTATCCCTGCACTGGAAAGCTGGCTGGAAAACGGCAATCCGGTGGGCAGTGATTTCCGCCATTTCCTGCATATCGCCCGCGCGTTGGAACTGGAAAAGCTGGGCAGGGCGACCGACCGTTTCATGAGCTACGGCGCATACCGGCAGGCGGGAGAGCAGGGTAGCCATCTGTTCGCGCAAGGCGTTTGGCAGCCGGATACAGGCAGCGTACAAGCCATCCCTTTCGACCAGATTCACGAAGACCTGCACGCCAGCTGGATGAGTGGCGGCAGCGAACCCTTACACCCCAGTCAGGGCGTTACCTTACCCGATTACAACAAACCGGAAGCGTATAGCTGGAACAAGGCTCCGCGTCTTGCTGGCCAAGTGGTCGAAACCGGCGCGCTGGCGCGGCAGATGGTGAACGGGCATCCGCTGATCCGCGCCCTTGTCGCCCAGTCTGGCGGCAATGTGCAAAATCGTGTGATTGCCCGCCTGTTGGAACTGACGCTGGTGATCCTGCAGATGGAACAGTGGATCAAAGCCATTCAACCCGGCGAGCCGTTTTACCAGCCAGCCAAATTACCGGCAGACGCCAGCGGCGCAGGGCTGGTGGAAGCTGCCCGTGGCAGCCTCGGCCACTGGGTGACGGTGCGTCACAAATACATCTTCAATTACCAGATTGTCGCGCCGACCAGCTGGAATTTTTCCCCGCGTGATTGCAAGGGTGTGCCGGGGGCGCTGGAACAGGCACTGGTTAATGCACCCATCCGCCCCGATGAAAGCGAGCCGGTCAGTGTGCAGCATGTCGTGCGTTCATTTGACCCCTGCATGGTTTGCACCGCGCACTGA
- a CDS encoding hydrogenase small subunit, which produces MPELETFYDVMRRQGITRRSFLKYCSLTAAALGLGPAFAPKIVAAMETKPRTPVLWLHGLECTCCSESFIRSAHPLAKDVVLSMISLDYDDTLMAAAGHQAEAILDEIIEKYKGNYILAVEGNPPLNQDGMSCIIGGKPFVEQLKRAAKDCKAIISWGSCASWGCVQAAKPNPTRATPVHKVITDKPIIKVPGCPPIAEVMTGVITYMLTFDRIPELDRQGRPKMFYGQRIHDKCYRRPHFDAGQFVEQWDDESARKGYCLYKVGCKGPTTYNACSTVRWNGGVSFPIQSGHGCIGCSEDGFWDKGSFYDRLTDINQFGIEANADQVGMGVAGVVGAAVAAHAAISAVKHAQRKDKGGDQ; this is translated from the coding sequence ATGCCTGAACTAGAAACCTTTTACGACGTGATGCGCCGCCAGGGCATTACCCGTCGTAGCTTCCTGAAATACTGTAGCCTGACTGCCGCCGCTTTGGGGCTGGGGCCAGCATTCGCACCGAAAATCGTCGCAGCGATGGAAACCAAACCGCGTACTCCTGTCCTGTGGTTGCACGGGCTGGAATGCACCTGTTGCTCGGAATCCTTCATCCGTTCCGCGCACCCGCTGGCGAAAGACGTGGTGCTGTCGATGATTTCGCTGGATTACGACGATACGCTGATGGCCGCAGCAGGGCATCAGGCCGAAGCGATCCTCGACGAGATTATCGAAAAATACAAAGGCAACTACATCCTCGCGGTTGAGGGGAACCCGCCGCTAAACCAGGATGGCATGTCCTGTATTATCGGCGGCAAACCATTCGTCGAGCAGCTGAAACGGGCCGCCAAGGATTGTAAAGCCATTATTTCCTGGGGTTCCTGTGCGTCCTGGGGTTGTGTGCAGGCTGCCAAACCGAACCCGACCCGTGCCACGCCGGTACATAAAGTCATTACCGACAAGCCGATCATCAAGGTTCCCGGTTGCCCGCCGATTGCGGAAGTCATGACCGGGGTAATTACCTACATGCTCACCTTTGACCGTATTCCCGAGCTTGACCGTCAGGGTCGCCCGAAAATGTTTTACGGCCAGCGTATCCACGACAAATGTTACCGCCGCCCGCACTTTGATGCCGGGCAGTTTGTGGAACAGTGGGACGACGAGTCCGCCCGCAAAGGTTATTGCCTGTACAAAGTCGGTTGCAAAGGCCCGACCACTTACAACGCCTGTTCGACGGTGCGCTGGAATGGCGGGGTGTCGTTTCCGATCCAGTCCGGGCATGGCTGTATCGGCTGCTCTGAAGACGGTTTCTGGGATAAGGGCAGTTTCTATGACCGTCTGACAGACATTAACCAGTTTGGTATCGAAGCCAATGCTGATCAGGTGGGTATGGGTGTCGCTGGCGTGGTAGGTGCTGCTGTTGCTGCGCACGCTGCCATCAGCGCTGTCAAACATGCGCAACGCAAGGACAAGGGAGGTGATCAATAA
- a CDS encoding helix-turn-helix domain-containing protein, with the protein MPTYYSKDLRERVVAAYDKSKHKSHVCGTFSIARSTLDKWLALREETGSLQPRTHPRPGHSHKVKDVEAFRQWVESETPFERIEDLLPRFEAHYGKAISYRGLHKWLQRIGWSHKKNVAQYAFQGLVFPGIANVMDSGKVSHFR; encoded by the coding sequence ATGCCGACTTACTACTCTAAGGATCTCCGTGAACGTGTTGTTGCTGCCTATGACAAGAGCAAACATAAATCCCACGTTTGTGGGACGTTTTCCATAGCCCGCAGCACCCTGGACAAATGGTTGGCCCTGAGGGAAGAAACCGGCAGCCTCCAACCCCGGACACATCCCCGCCCTGGGCACAGCCATAAGGTGAAAGACGTTGAAGCTTTTCGGCAATGGGTGGAGAGCGAAACCCCGTTTGAACGCATCGAGGATTTGCTGCCACGCTTTGAAGCGCATTATGGCAAGGCCATTTCTTATCGTGGCCTGCATAAATGGCTGCAACGGATCGGCTGGAGCCATAAAAAAAACGTGGCTCAATATGCGTTTCAGGGTCTTGTTTTCCCCGGCATTGCAAACGTGATGGATAGCGGTAAAGTTAGTCATTTCCGATAG
- a CDS encoding IS630 family transposase: MSQKRSFYQQAKPLDRWVFLWLLGHLEKKYGQDHILFADEAGFYSTERYEWGWAKKGEPCDIPRPGGRGHKRNWISAIRASDQSWQMPWVVTGNINRMIVEQWLEALGKSLQQGQEKPKPYVLVWDNASFHLGGDLEAIAMKYQIRIIQLPAYSPDLNPIEQCWATLKHYARLAMGKGSTLDDAIDYAFNRQSVAD, encoded by the coding sequence TTGAGCCAAAAACGTTCTTTCTACCAGCAAGCCAAACCGCTAGACCGCTGGGTTTTCCTGTGGCTACTTGGGCATCTGGAGAAAAAATACGGTCAGGATCATATCCTGTTTGCGGACGAGGCAGGATTCTACAGTACCGAACGCTATGAGTGGGGCTGGGCAAAAAAAGGGGAGCCTTGTGACATCCCCCGCCCTGGAGGCCGGGGACATAAACGCAACTGGATCAGCGCTATCCGCGCCTCTGATCAAAGCTGGCAAATGCCGTGGGTAGTGACCGGCAACATTAACCGGATGATTGTTGAACAATGGTTGGAAGCCTTGGGAAAATCGTTGCAGCAAGGTCAGGAAAAGCCCAAACCTTATGTGCTTGTCTGGGACAATGCGAGCTTCCATTTAGGCGGTGACCTGGAGGCGATTGCCATGAAATACCAGATTCGTATCATTCAGTTACCCGCTTATTCGCCTGATCTCAACCCCATCGAGCAATGCTGGGCAACCTTGAAACATTATGCGCGTCTGGCCATGGGAAAAGGTAGCACCCTGGACGACGCGATTGATTACGCATTCAACAGACAAAGTGTAGCCGACTAA
- a CDS encoding PAS domain-containing sensor histidine kinase, with the protein MGSPKTTDISLTAPQEQAWIEVIQKMDETYTDLLHHQVELERKNAELEEAQQFITSIEVAMTDVLIVCDFHGRIQRVNAALERIVGKTSTELLNQPFQTLFTEECYPLVNGFQQKIRASAIHDCEITLRGVHESVPLAMNCTSRTDARGRIEGMVLIGRPVGELRKAFDALHQAHQELQRTQQQLVNSEKMAALGRLVAGVAHELNNPISFVYANMHAMQRYATRIREYLDRIHSGQHAAQCEALRSQLRIDHLLQDLDSLVGGTLEGAERVSDIVSDLRSFSSSQTDKMVRFDLLHTLETSVRWVVKGSRLDVEIVYGELPDALLVEGIPGQIQQVIINLVQNALDAMQQTVKPRLSIAVAQTAEAVELSIRDNGSGIAVQNLVRVFDPFFTTKPIGQGTGLGLSISYGIAANHGGKLLVRNGAKGGAEFTLRLPKSGGKA; encoded by the coding sequence ATGGGATCGCCGAAGACGACTGACATCAGCCTCACTGCCCCGCAGGAGCAGGCATGGATCGAGGTCATCCAGAAGATGGATGAGACCTACACCGATCTGTTGCACCATCAGGTCGAACTCGAACGCAAAAACGCCGAACTCGAAGAAGCCCAGCAATTCATTACCAGCATCGAAGTCGCCATGACCGATGTGCTGATCGTGTGCGACTTCCACGGGCGTATCCAGCGGGTCAACGCCGCGCTGGAACGCATTGTCGGCAAGACCTCTACCGAACTTCTCAACCAGCCATTTCAGACCTTGTTTACCGAGGAATGCTATCCGCTGGTCAACGGTTTCCAGCAGAAAATCCGCGCAAGCGCCATCCACGACTGCGAAATCACCCTGCGCGGCGTGCACGAGTCGGTGCCGCTGGCGATGAACTGTACTTCGCGCACCGACGCGCGCGGGCGCATCGAAGGCATGGTGCTGATTGGCCGTCCGGTCGGCGAATTGCGCAAGGCGTTCGACGCGCTGCATCAGGCGCATCAGGAACTGCAACGCACCCAGCAGCAACTGGTCAACTCCGAAAAAATGGCCGCACTCGGTCGCTTGGTCGCCGGAGTGGCGCACGAACTCAACAACCCGATCAGTTTCGTCTACGCCAACATGCACGCGATGCAGCGTTATGCTACCCGCATCCGCGAATACCTCGACCGCATCCACAGCGGCCAGCACGCCGCACAGTGCGAAGCCCTGCGTTCTCAACTGCGTATCGATCACCTGCTGCAAGACCTCGACTCATTGGTCGGTGGCACGCTGGAAGGCGCGGAACGGGTCAGCGACATCGTGAGCGACCTGCGTAGTTTTTCCTCCAGCCAGACCGACAAGATGGTGCGTTTCGATCTGTTGCACACGCTGGAAACCTCGGTGCGCTGGGTGGTGAAAGGCAGCCGTCTGGATGTGGAAATCGTTTACGGCGAACTGCCCGATGCACTGCTGGTGGAAGGCATTCCGGGGCAAATCCAGCAGGTCATCATCAATCTGGTGCAGAACGCGCTGGATGCGATGCAGCAGACCGTCAAACCACGCCTGTCGATTGCAGTGGCGCAAACGGCGGAAGCTGTGGAACTCAGTATCCGCGACAACGGGTCGGGGATTGCAGTGCAGAATCTGGTGCGGGTGTTCGACCCATTTTTCACCACCAAGCCGATCGGGCAGGGAACCGGACTGGGGCTGTCGATCAGCTACGGGATCGCGGCGAATCATGGCGGCAAGTTGCTGGTGCGGAATGGTGCGAAGGGCGGGGCGGAGTTTACGTTGCGCTTACCAAAAAGTGGGGGTAAGGCATGA